One window of Trinickia caryophylli genomic DNA carries:
- a CDS encoding DUF1415 domain-containing protein: MPSSSDPNDVVIAATRHWLERAVIGLNLCPFAKAVHVKGQIRYAVSAACDLEGVLTDLESELRRLDEADPQHIDTTLLILPHALHDFLAFNDCTFFAERLVVQLGLQGTLQVASFHPQYRFEGSEPDDIENYTNRAPYPVLHLLREASLTRAVDAFPDAADIYERNMETLRRLGHDGWRRWMSED, encoded by the coding sequence ATGCCGAGCAGCTCCGATCCGAACGATGTCGTCATTGCCGCCACGCGCCATTGGCTCGAGCGCGCCGTCATCGGACTCAACCTTTGTCCGTTCGCGAAAGCCGTGCACGTCAAGGGCCAGATCCGGTATGCCGTCAGCGCCGCGTGCGATCTCGAAGGCGTACTGACCGACCTCGAAAGCGAGCTGCGCCGGCTCGACGAGGCCGACCCACAGCACATCGACACGACGCTGCTGATCCTGCCGCATGCGTTGCACGACTTCCTGGCCTTCAACGATTGCACGTTTTTCGCCGAGCGACTCGTCGTGCAGCTCGGGCTGCAGGGAACGCTGCAGGTAGCAAGCTTTCACCCGCAATATCGGTTCGAAGGCAGCGAGCCGGACGACATCGAGAACTACACGAACCGTGCGCCGTACCCGGTCCTTCACCTGCTGCGCGAGGCAAGCCTGACACGCGCCGTGGACGCGTTCCCCGATGCGGCCGACATCTACGAGCGCAACATGGAGACGCTGCGCCGCCTCGGCCACGACGGCTGGCGCAGATGGATGAGCGAAGACTGA
- a CDS encoding class I SAM-dependent methyltransferase: MSAKNYDIRPEQSIELLKELHILTRDGKLNQDSRRKLKQVYHLYQFIEPLLEDVHRQQGSISLVDHGAGKSYLGFILYDLFFKSLPPGDQSHIYGIETRAELVAKSTALAARLGFERMSFLNLSVAESIDSPSLPPSVDIVTALHACDTATDDAIRFALAKHARHIVLVPCCQAEVAGVLRRNKGKSLANALAEIWRHPLHTREFGSQITNVMRCLQLEAHGYQVSVTELVGWEHSMKNELIIAQYKNLPRRKPAERLAEVLDTLGLAELRERFFTPA; encoded by the coding sequence ATGTCCGCAAAAAACTACGACATTCGCCCCGAGCAATCGATCGAGCTGCTCAAGGAGCTGCATATCCTGACTCGCGACGGCAAGCTCAATCAGGATAGTCGACGCAAGCTCAAGCAGGTCTATCACCTTTATCAATTCATCGAGCCGCTGCTCGAGGACGTGCATCGCCAACAGGGCTCGATCTCTCTCGTCGATCATGGCGCGGGCAAGTCGTATCTTGGGTTCATTCTGTACGATCTTTTCTTCAAAAGCTTGCCGCCGGGCGACCAGTCGCATATCTACGGGATCGAAACGCGCGCCGAACTCGTTGCCAAATCGACGGCGCTCGCCGCGCGGCTCGGTTTCGAGCGAATGTCGTTCCTGAACTTGTCCGTGGCTGAATCGATCGACTCGCCGAGTCTGCCGCCATCGGTGGACATCGTTACGGCGCTGCATGCCTGCGATACGGCCACCGATGACGCGATTCGCTTCGCGCTCGCCAAACACGCCCGGCACATCGTGCTCGTGCCTTGCTGCCAGGCCGAAGTGGCCGGTGTGCTGAGGCGCAACAAGGGAAAATCGCTCGCGAACGCGCTGGCCGAAATCTGGCGCCATCCGCTGCATACGCGCGAGTTCGGCTCGCAGATCACGAACGTCATGCGTTGCCTGCAGCTCGAAGCGCATGGCTATCAGGTGAGCGTGACCGAGCTCGTCGGGTGGGAGCACTCCATGAAGAACGAGCTCATCATCGCGCAATACAAGAACCTCCCGCGCCGCAAACCAGCCGAGCGGCTCGCCGAAGTGCTCGACACGCTGGGGCTCGCCGAGCTGCGCGAGCGCTTCTTCACGCCTGCGTAA